A single window of Nicotiana sylvestris chromosome 5, ASM39365v2, whole genome shotgun sequence DNA harbors:
- the LOC104240320 gene encoding uncharacterized protein — MANKNGIPSTTVGATTIASSSRTAVPPAEKPGKFSGTNFKGWQQRVFFWLTTLGMQKFTSEEPPVPAADMLDNEKFMVVEAWKQTDFLCKGYILSALEDDLYDVYSAINTSKELWDALEKKYKTEDACLKKFVVAKFLDYKMIDSKTVGTQVQELQLIFYDLIAEGMVVNEAFQVAAMIEKLPHSWRDFKNYLKHKRKEMKLEDLVIRLKIEEDNKTAENKSRGNSTIMGANVVEETTPKSKKRKRPSGKTKEQNKKKFKGN, encoded by the coding sequence ATGGCAAATAAGAATGGAATTCCTTCCACGACTGTTGGTGCAACGACGATAGCCTCGTCAAGCCGCACTGCTGTTCCTCCGGCCGAGAAACCGGGGAAATTTTCTGGAACCAACTTCAAAGGATGGCAGCAAAGGGTGTTCTTCTGGCTTACCACTCTTGGTATGCAGAAATTCACTAGTGAAGAGCCTCCAGTTCCTGCTGCGGACATGCTAGATAATGAAAAGTTCATGGTTGTTGAGGCATGGAAGCAGACAGATTTTCTTTGCAAAGGTTACATCTTAAGTGCTTTAGAGGATGACTTGTACGATGTGTATAGTGCAATAAATACTTCGAAAGAATTATGGGACgcacttgagaagaagtacaagacagAAGATGCATGCTTGAAGAAGTTCGTGGTTGCCAAGTTTCTAGACTATAAAATGATAGATAGCAAAACTGTGGGAACCCAAGTTCAGGAGCTTCAACTTATTTTTTACGACCTTATTGCTGAAGGTATGGTCGTGAATGAAGCATTTCAAGTAGCTGCTatgattgaaaaattgcctcATTCGTGGAGAGATTTCAAGAACTATCTGAAGCACAAACGCAAAGAAATGAAGTTGGAAGATCTTGTGATACGTCTAAAGATCGAGGAAGACAACAAAACAGCCGAGAATAAGTCTCGTGGAAATTCAACGATTATGGGAGCTAATGTCGTTGAGGAGACTACTCCAAAaagtaagaagaggaagaggcCTTCTGGAAAAACTAAGGAGCAGAACAAAAAGAAGTTCAAGGGAAACTGA